GTAAGAGGATACGCTCGCAGCAATAGAGCTGTAACAGATGAGAAAAGAGTTAATACCTAATATATAGTTCAGCGGCTGCGTGCGGCGATCTTCTCCATGTGACACTCAATTGAGTGAAGTGCAGATCACGAACTCATTACTTTCTCATGCCATGACTTGGATGCATAATGAGCGAGTGCCAATCAAACATATTCAGTCGATCTCTAGGCACAAGAACTTGTCGGTGTTGCAGTGGTACATCGATGTGACGGAGAAGGTCAAGGAGATGGTGATCGCAACCCTGAGTTTTAGATCGTGGTGCTTACAGTGCGACAGCTTTTTTTGACTTAATACGACCTCCTAGTGCAATCTATATATCTAGCGTATCCAGCCTCGAATTAGGTACTCCGCCTGAACCTCGCGTATGTGTACAACTGCCTGATGGTGGGCTGAAACCTGTGAGATGTAGCTTGAATTGTCACTGCTTTGAGAAAGTTGTAGTATTTGCTGCTTGGGTTTACGAAACAAGGTAATGGCTAAATGTGAAAACGCACTCATCTTGTTGGAGGCTTGTACCATGATTCTTCTCCTGTCTGAAATCTCTGTATGTTCTTATCAAATCTGATGTATCACTGACTTGAAGATCGAGAATGGCTGAGTTACTTTGCTATTTTTGATTACCGCAAAAACTCGTACAGCAGCAAGCAGAGTTGATTTGCGCCCTCATCAAAACTGACGACTTGCCATCCTAACGATCTGAAGTGCTTAATAAAATTAGGATCTGGAGACTCATATACTGCCTTAGCAATGTCATAAGTTGTAACTCCAAGATTTGCAGCATCATAAATTGTTAGTGAGCCAGTAAGTTTAAGATGGTTAAGTTGGAGATGTAAATCTGTCGTCAGAAACTCAAGCCGATCAGTATAAGAATCATATACAGCAGAATTAGACAATGACTTCTCAGACCAATACTCTGCGTATCTTGATTCATTGGCTAACCGTGCTAGTCCTACACTATTAATCAGAAGTATCTCTGACCAATTCTTGCCATTTACAGTCAAACTGGGAGCAGAACCTAAAGGAAAATATTTTCTAAGCTGACTAAGAGCAGTTGAATAGAGAGTTGACCATTTCAGAATAACAGTTCCAAGGAATAACTTATCAATTTGCTCTAAACGCTTTACTGTTGTACCCATGACTGTTTGGGTAAGATGATGATGATAGTAAACAAAGTGTTCAGCAAGTTGTTCCAAATCTGTATATAAATTTATCCTCTCAATCCATTTAGCTGTCTGTAAGTCTGCCAATAAAATTTCCTTCTGATTACTTTGAGAATCGAGAAAAATGGAGGCATCAATTTGTGACATAGCTCAGCTTCCTAAATTCTATGTTTCTTGAATGAGGAGCAGGAATTAACTTTTGCTCCTCATTCGGACGACTTCTACAAATCAAGCTTTTGGCTTGCGGTCTTGTCTCTCCCATCCGAACCAATCACGGGCAACAAGAACTGCTGGGCTTGTTATAGGTGAGATTATGTCAGAGGCTTGCTCTGTAGAAGTAGACGCAACTTCATCAATGCAGTGAATCATTGGGCAGAGTCTTTCAGAAAAGACTTTTCCTTGACAAACACATGATGTAACTTGAGGATTTGCAGCATTGCCAATGGGAGTGATTGCAGAGGCAGGATCAGCAGCAGAAATTAATGTAGCTGCAATTAGAAGACAGTGAACATTGAGAGGTATATTCATTCTGAATTTCCAAGAAATGAGAAATCGACAGCTAGTTAAAAAGAACACTTATCAAGCGATAGAAGTCTATGTTTGATAAGTGCAAGGTCTAGAGGGATGTGCAGCTACCGTTCTCCCTGATCCTCATGCTCCGCTAATGCAGGTTGATTATTGATTACAATCGATCCTGCTACAAGCGTGGCAGAAGAACCAAAAACGAGGACAGTAGACATGAGCGCAAGAAACCGTTTCATACAATTTGTTCTCCTGAATAAGAGGTTTTCAGTTTTTTGCAGAGAATTGCAAGTCTTTTTCCAATTCTCTGTAGCTCGCTTGGTGATTAGTATCAGTCACAGTGACACATATGTTTTGCCTGGGCAGGTTGATTATTGATTACAATCGATCCTGCTACAAGCGTGGCAGAAGAACCAAAAACGAGGACAGTAGACATGAGCGCAAGAAACCGTTTCATACAATTTGTTCTCCTGGATAAGAGGTCTTCAGTTTTTTGCAGAGAATTGCAGATATTCTTCTAACTCTCTGTAACTCGCCTTAGTAATTAGTATTAGTGGCGATAATTTAATGAAACAAGACTGCTGACTGAGTTCGTGGCTCAGAATGACTGAGTTGGGGTGACTTTTGAGGAACTTTATCTAAAATGTGACTAGACTAAAAATCTCATATGCCTCGATCGCTTAGGGTTCGCCGGGGCTATATAGGAAGGGTCAAGCTATCGGTAAGATCGCAATGGCTTTCTAAGCCAGCAAGCGCTAGCCAAGGAGCTTGGCTTAGCTCGCTCTACAGTCGTCAATTTCCTGACAGGCAAACCTGTTGACTGGGCAGTTTTTGAAGAGTTATGTCTCAGGCTGTCTTTAGATAGTCAAGAGATAGCTAAGATAGATTTTGAACCTTCAGCGGCTGCCAGCGAGAAGTTAAGCATAGATGCTGTCGAATAACAGATTATTTGTCGTCTTAACAAATTGTTGTCGTTGAGCGTTTCTATCGCTGCCAAAGCCTAGATATATTTGGATGAAGAAAAGTTGGAGTTAAGACAATTATGGCTTTAAAGAGGAATTCCTAGCAAAGTGTTACTTGGCCCAAAACCCCTGTTGTAAAAGATTTGAAAGGTTTTTGGACGAACGACACTAATGTGTTAGTAGCAACAAATAATTTGTTATCTGGCAGCGGGACCAAACATTGAAAATGGGACAGTTGCTCTTAGCGATCATTTTTTCTCCATTACTATACAAAGGCGATCTAGTGGCTGCAACGCTAGGGCATTCTTCCGTTACAGTCACCGGGCGCTATCTCCATGCCCGTCCGGAGGAAAGTTCAAGTCTGTACCTGCTAGGGTGAAGATGCGATCGCGCCCATTATTGCAAGATGAGAAACATCATCTCTTCCCCTTATTCCATAAATCAGGAGCGCGAGCAAATTTCTATAATTCATAAAATAATATTCCATCACTGGTGCGAACCAGCGATGGAATATTAATAAGTCCTAATCAATCTAGATTTGACAGGGGGATGCCAACTAACTCAATTGAAGAGCTGACTATTAGCTGTCTGCTTTTGCCACTTCATTCCTCAATTGATAGAACTGAGATTCAAGAGTTTGCAATTCTTGTAAATCTTCGACAAATCTGACATCGCTTAACAAATTGTTAGCCTGTGCTTCAAGAATCCGGTAGCTTCCAGCTCTTTGTTTCACAGGAAAAGCATTGCCAATCGATTGAATGGCTACAATAACTCCCCCAACAATACCTGTTACTATTTTCTGATCTTGCTCGTTCACTCTATCTAAAGTATTGAGAAGAGTAATCACCAGAGTGAGAACAATAGTGGTAATTGTTAAACTGGCATCCCAGTTTCTATTTATCTGTCTGAGTCGAGTTAATTCTTGGCTGACTTGCTTAATTTCAACTTCCAAATCGTTTCTTCTTTTATCTTCAGTTAATGAATGAACTTGCATACAAGTTGACTCCTACTTACTATCTGTAATGAGATAAGATGCACCCTCGAACATTTTGAAAAATTGAAGAAAGCGAGCCTCATTGCTCTACTTGCTCTTAAGAAGCGATGAGAGCGCTCCCTCCTTTTCCAAAGAGAAACTCAGAATTAGGCTCTCACGGGCGGGTTAATTTCAAAGTGAAGGTGATGGTCGTGACCTGGCACGCGAGAACACAACCTTTGCTGAATGAGCTGCGGATCGTTGAAAAAAACTGCCCGTACTAGCTTATGCTTACGCATGGATTTAATCAGCGCTCGCGTAGCGCTTCGGTCGTAACTGGTATCCCACCAGTGAATTCCGCCAAATTTCCCATCCTTTCTGGGCAAAAAGACATCGCACATTAAGCCAGTTTCATGTCCCGCATGGTCAGGCGTATCGCCTCCATGCGGAAGACTAATATCGTTGATGGCAAATGGGGCAGCACTCGGATTAGCGTTTCGATAACTGGCTTGATAATCCTTGGCGATCGCAAGAATGGTATCGGCTAACCAATCTGTACCAAAATCGTGTTCATCATTAGTTTGGTCGCGCTCAAAATTGACAAAACCAATTGATGGATTACTAAACGGCATTGCTACCCAACGTGGTGCATTCGCAGCTTGTAACCATTGATGAGTAGGACCACCCACATCAATTCGTCCATCACCTGCAACCGTGCTGCGACCCGCAATAATAGATTGGAACAGCTTAATTGCTTTAACCGTACCCGTATCTATGGTTACACTATCAGGATTACCCACCCAGGTATAACCTAAGTCACGCAATCGCTGTTTGACAGCTTTAACTTCTTCTTTATTGTTGTTAACTACGCCAACTCCCACGCTTTTGGTTAACTTTATCGCCACCTTTCCTGTAGGGTTTGGCGTTTCTTCGTCATCTTGGTCACTGGCAGAAGGAACAGCTTTAATAGAGATTTCTGTAGTTTCGCTGCCGACAGCTATTTGCATTTTGCGAGCGCCCGCTTGGTGAAACACGAAATCAATTTGCCATTTACCATCCTGACCGATAGCTGCACCTTTGGATGGGAATGTATCGTCTATCTTAAGCAACAAAACTTTGCCACTATCAGTTATGGAGGCAACACCTTCAACCCTGAAATTCTGCCCTACCTCAACTTCTTGAGGCGCACGGGTTGCCTGGAGTTGTACAGGTGGGAGCGTAATTGTAATCCCGCTGGCACGGGCAAGTAACTGCTGCGCTTCTGGGAGTAAGCCCATAACTTTGTTGATATACCTAGGGTCGGCAGCATACCCTTTACGTTGCAAAAATCCAATGAATGTCTCTGGCGCATGAGTATGCTCTTCTAAGCCTGCGTAGGGAGAGCGGGTTAAAAACTTCCAGTAGCCCATAATGTAGGCATCAACATCCTTGAATTGACAGAACTCACCTTCTTGAGGTTCAGAAGGAACTTTAATTTTAATAGCGGTGGCAAACCCATCCATATCAGGATGCCGCCATTTCAAGCCAGCGAAATTGAAGGCCTTGATAGCGAGGTCGCTGGTTGCTCTGCCCGATTCCAGCAACCATTGAGCCAGCGTCACTTCTTTTAAAGGTTGCCGATTTATTGGGTGAACTTTTGCAGAGGGAATGCCAACCTGGTTAAAGATTGTTTCCAAATCTTTAGCCGCATAGTTTTTCACTAACTCGTCTAGTAATGCCATGATTTTGTCCTTGATAAAAATTACTTAGTTTAACTTCTCTGCTAACCAGAGATACTTTTGCGTGTGTTGTCTGATGATTCATAGAACTAACGTATAAACCAGGCTTCTTTAACGTTAGTAAGTTATTACAACGATTACTAAACTTCAGAAACATGGTTTATCGTTGTTAGGTGGTCAGCCCTAATTCAATGATTTATTTACGGCTTGTCTACAACTTTCCCGTGGTTCTCAAAAACAAAATGTTCATCTCGATTAGCCTGACTTTTATCAACCCACTTAACCCAGTAGTGTTTTTCTTCATACCGGAAATCTAAGACGGGATAATCACCAGGAGCAATGTTAGCTAGTGTTTCTGGCGGTAAATCTAGGGCTTGTTCGGTAGAAGGTTTTAAGATAGTTGACTTGCTAATTCGCAAAAGTCCAGGCTGAGGGAGCGAATTATCATCTGATTCCCCAATTAACCCATGCTTGATTGCTTCAGCCATTTCCTCAGCCCCAAAGATATTCATATCTTTTGACGAGTCACAAAAACAACACTCAACTAAAATGGCGGGCATTGAGGTGTGTTTTAAAACGAAGAATGGAGTATTTTTTACGCCTCGGTTTTTGAAGCCAAGCTGGACAACCTCTTTAAGGACTGATTCTGCTATAGACTGGCTGACTCGACTAATCGCAAAGACTTCGGTTCCATTGGCTTTGCTATTGAATTTATTAAAATGAATCGAGACAAAGACATCAACACGATTATCATTGGCTTTGTTGACTCGCTGCCTTAAAGAGTCAGTCTCACTGCTAGCTGTTGTTGGCGTACAGTTAACGACTGTGTGACCTGCGGCTGCTAATTTTTGCATCAATAATCTGCCAACCGCTCTTGTTAAATCATCTTCTTTTTGAAGTCCGACTGCACCTGTATCCGGTGGGCAATTATGTCCGATATCAATACCAAATTTCATGGGTTTTTCCTTACTGCTATGAGTTCGATACTTTCATCAAAACTCTTGGCTAACTGAGTTCAAGGCTGAGATTGACTGAGTAAGGCTGACTTTTGAGCTATTGCATCCATGAGCTATGGCATCCATATAGAATCTAAGTAACTCATAAGTATCGATATGCCGCGATCGCTCAAGGTTCGACAGGACTGTATAGGGATAGTTAAACTAGCGGTCAGAAGGAACAGCTTTCTTAGTCAACAGGCTCTAGCGGAGGATCTAGGCTTAGCTCGCTCCACAGTGGTCAACTTTCTGACAGGTAAACCAGTAGATCGGGCAATTTTTGAAGATATCTGTCAGAAATTGTCCTTAAACTGCGGGGAAATTGCTGAATTTAACCTGGAAACTCCATTAGTTCTAGGTGAGGAGACTCAGATGGAGTTCAGGAGAAATTATGGAGACTTGGAAGAAGTTGATGATGTATCAAGCTTTCAGAACAGCCGAGAGAAGCCAACTGAAGTGGAAGGAGCCGAGTTTTTGCGATCGCTCCATGTAAGCGATTTAGGTGAACTGGAAGAATACAAAATTTTTGAGACAAAAGAGCCGTTTGGGCGTCTGTCTGCTGTGGAAGCCCAAGGGATGGATTTTGCCTTTTATGTAGAACGCCCACCCATTGAAGAGCGCTGTTATTCGGAGATTTTGAAGCCGGGATGCCTGCTGCGAATTAAAGCCCCTTGGCAGACAGGAAAAACAGAGCTGATGTCAAGGCTCATAAATTACGTTGAACAAAAGGGGTACCGAACAGTAGTTTTAAACTTACGGGACGCAACCCAAGAAGATTTCACTAATCTGGATAATTTCTTGCAGTGGTTTTGTACAATCTTCGCTGACAGATTGGAATTGACTACAAGTGTGGAAGAACACTGGCGCAAGAGTATTGGGAATAGCAAGATTAAATGTCGAAGCTACTTTGAGAAGTATTTGTTACCAGGAGATAGTCCCCTAGCTTTAGCTTTAGATGAGGTAGACCGAATTTTCCCAATACGGGAAATTGCCAGCGAGTTTTTAGGTATGCTGCGAACCTGGCATGAGGACGCTAAGACTCGCCAACTCTGGCGGCAACTTCGGCTAGTCGTGTTGCATTCGGAAATCTACACTGAGATTGATATCAATCAGTCCCCGTTTAATGCTGGATGTGAGATGACATTAACAGACTTCAACCAAGAGCAAGTGCTTTCTTTAGCACAACGGTATGGACTGGAGTGGGATACAGCCAGAGTTACACAGTTAATGGCAATGGTGGGAGGACATCCCTACTTGGTGGGGGAAGCCCTCAAACAGATAGCACAACAATATACAACGCTTGAAGAATTGCTGCAAACATCTCATACGGCACGGGGAGTCTATAGTCGCCACTTAGAACGACATTGGAGAAATCTGCAATCTAACCCTGAACTAGCTTGTGCTTTTCAAAAGATAGTCCTAGCTAACTCTCCAGTGGAATTTAACTCCCAGTTAAATCAAAGTATGGCAGTGAAGTTAAATGACTTGGGACTGGTGAAGCTTTTAAGCAATAATGCAATTCCCCGTTACGAGTTATACCGCCAGTATTTTCGCGATCGCCTTCAAGATAATTTATGAGTGCAACATACAGTAATGGCAACTCTTATCAAGTAGGGGGAAGTCTACCAGAGTCTGCTTCTACTTATGTAGTCCGACAGGCAGACTATGAACTGTATGAAGGATTAAAGGCTGGTTCTTTCTGTTATGTATTAAATTCCCGACAGATGGGCAAGTCCAGTCTGCGGGTACGAACAATGCGAACCCTGCAAAAAGAGGGATTTGCTTGTTGTGCAATCGAAATGAGGGACATTTGTAGCTATGAGGTAACACCCGATGAATTTTTTGGTGGCTTCCTCAGCCTTCTAGTAAGTGGGTTTAATTTGGAAATTGATGTAGGAGACTGGTGGTACAAATATCAATATATTCCTCCTTCACTGCGGTTGAGTAGGTTTTTTGAAGAAGTACTGCTAGATAAGGTTAGTCAAAATGTTATTATTTTTGTCGATGAAATTGATAATGTTTTAAACCTGAAGTTTAAAGACGATTTTTTTGCATTTATTTGTAGCTGTTACAACCAACGCGCCAACAATTCAAAGTATAATCGCCTCACTTTTGCGCTGATAGGAGTGGCGACACCTGTGGATTTGATTGCAAATACAAATCACACGCCCTTTAATATTGATAGTCGAGCTATTGAACTGACTGGGTTTCAACTAGAGCAAGTTACCCCTCTAGAGAAAGGTCTAGTTGGGATAGTCAGCAATCCCAAAGCCGTGTTGAAAGAGGTGTTAAAGTGGACAGGTGGGCAACCATTCCTAACGCAATGGTTGTGCCAATTGGTTTGCACATATCCCTCTACGCCCTTTGAGCCAGATAGCGAGATAGACTGGGTAGCTGCGATTGTGCGAGA
This region of Funiculus sociatus GB2-C1 genomic DNA includes:
- a CDS encoding N-acetylmuramoyl-L-alanine amidase, translating into MKFGIDIGHNCPPDTGAVGLQKEDDLTRAVGRLLMQKLAAAGHTVVNCTPTTASSETDSLRQRVNKANDNRVDVFVSIHFNKFNSKANGTEVFAISRVSQSIAESVLKEVVQLGFKNRGVKNTPFFVLKHTSMPAILVECCFCDSSKDMNIFGAEEMAEAIKHGLIGESDDNSLPQPGLLRISKSTILKPSTEQALDLPPETLANIAPGDYPVLDFRYEEKHYWVKWVDKSQANRDEHFVFENHGKVVDKP
- a CDS encoding glucosaminidase domain-containing protein → MALLDELVKNYAAKDLETIFNQVGIPSAKVHPINRQPLKEVTLAQWLLESGRATSDLAIKAFNFAGLKWRHPDMDGFATAIKIKVPSEPQEGEFCQFKDVDAYIMGYWKFLTRSPYAGLEEHTHAPETFIGFLQRKGYAADPRYINKVMGLLPEAQQLLARASGITITLPPVQLQATRAPQEVEVGQNFRVEGVASITDSGKVLLLKIDDTFPSKGAAIGQDGKWQIDFVFHQAGARKMQIAVGSETTEISIKAVPSASDQDDEETPNPTGKVAIKLTKSVGVGVVNNNKEEVKAVKQRLRDLGYTWVGNPDSVTIDTGTVKAIKLFQSIIAGRSTVAGDGRIDVGGPTHQWLQAANAPRWVAMPFSNPSIGFVNFERDQTNDEHDFGTDWLADTILAIAKDYQASYRNANPSAAPFAINDISLPHGGDTPDHAGHETGLMCDVFLPRKDGKFGGIHWWDTSYDRSATRALIKSMRKHKLVRAVFFNDPQLIQQRLCSRVPGHDHHLHFEINPPVRA
- a CDS encoding AAA-like domain-containing protein; the protein is MVNFLTGKPVDRAIFEDICQKLSLNCGEIAEFNLETPLVLGEETQMEFRRNYGDLEEVDDVSSFQNSREKPTEVEGAEFLRSLHVSDLGELEEYKIFETKEPFGRLSAVEAQGMDFAFYVERPPIEERCYSEILKPGCLLRIKAPWQTGKTELMSRLINYVEQKGYRTVVLNLRDATQEDFTNLDNFLQWFCTIFADRLELTTSVEEHWRKSIGNSKIKCRSYFEKYLLPGDSPLALALDEVDRIFPIREIASEFLGMLRTWHEDAKTRQLWRQLRLVVLHSEIYTEIDINQSPFNAGCEMTLTDFNQEQVLSLAQRYGLEWDTARVTQLMAMVGGHPYLVGEALKQIAQQYTTLEELLQTSHTARGVYSRHLERHWRNLQSNPELACAFQKIVLANSPVEFNSQLNQSMAVKLNDLGLVKLLSNNAIPRYELYRQYFRDRLQDNL